One window of the Eucalyptus grandis isolate ANBG69807.140 chromosome 6, ASM1654582v1, whole genome shotgun sequence genome contains the following:
- the LOC104449549 gene encoding putative laccase-9 gives MAPSPSTAFSIRLLAFALPFALLLGNAVLRAQASVHYYDFVLRETNITRNCTSWRLLLVNDSFPGPTIEVHKGDLVFVNVHNQGDYGVTLHWHGVKQPRNPWSDGPEYITQCPIPPGTNFTYEVNFTTEEGTLWWHAHSVWTRATVHGAIVILPEEGTTYPFPKPDGEEIIVLGSWYSEGDDLNSGVGVSLETGEAMPESIGYMINGEFGDFVACSQDSTYHMYVEYGKTYLLRIINAVVGAELFFAIADHNLTVVGMDASYTGPLVSPYLTTSPGSTLDVIFTANKTPGRYYMAVRRYTSQDTDVTDFNHMVATAILHYSGNYSLDTSPKFPNRSLPGYYDYSGADTFTFKLRGLASKEHPSDVPLNITRRMFITLSMNEILCPHHDCIVAPTTLGSSLNNQSWDDPSTDVLQAYYKNISGVYTADFPDFPPFAYNWTGADNPDAWGVANKVTRVKMLEYNESVEVVFQDSGVLQGAQRHPMHMHGYSFYVVGHGLGNFDNETDPLEYNLLDPPLVNTFSVPRDGWIAIRFVANNPGVWFWHCHIDKHMSWGMDTVFIVKDGGTEETSMRGPPSYMPPCEDSYNIARMKSRRLPRQISRI, from the exons ATGGCGCCGTCTCCGTCCACCGCCTTCAGCATTCGCCTTCTGGCGTTCGCGCTCCCGTTCGCGCTCCTCCTCGGCAACGCTGTTCTCCGGGCTCAAGCCAGCGTCCATTACTACGACTTCGTG CTGAGGGAGACGAATATCACGAGGAACTGTACTTCCTGGAGACTGTTGTTAGTGAACGATAGCTTCCCCGGACCGACGATTGAGGTTCATAAAGGTGATCTCGTGTTCGTGAATGTTCATAATCAAGGAGATTACGGAGTCACACTTCACTG GCATGGCGTAAAGCAACCTCGTAATCCATGGTCAGATGGTCCAGAATACATTACTCAATGTCCAATCCCACCAGGCACAAATTTTACGTATGAGGTGAATTTTACTACTGAAGAAGGAACTCTTTGGTGGCATGCCCATAGTGTCTGGACAAGAGCCACTGTGCATGGTGCAATAGTCATTCTACCAGAAGAAGGAACAACCTACCCTTTTCCTAAGCCAGATGGCGAAGAAATCATTGTGCTTG GTTCTTGGTATTCGGAAGGAGATGATTTGAATTCTGGCGTAGGCGTGAGCCTGGAGACGGGTGAAGCTATGCCTGAATCGATTGGTTATATGATAAATGGAGAGTTTGGAGATTTTGTTGCCTGCTCACAAG ATTCGACATATCACATGTACGTCGAATATGGCAAGACCTACCTTCTTCGTATAATCAATGCCGTTGTCGGTGCTGAGCTCTTCTTTGCCATCGCTGACCACAACTTGACGGTTGTCGGTATGGATGCATCGTACACTGGACCTCTAGTGAGTCCGTACTTGACAACGAGCCCTGGGTCAACCCTCGACGTAATTTTCACTGCCAATAAGACCCCAGGAAGGTATTACATGGCTGTCCGCCGCTACACGAGCCAGGACACGGACGTAACGGATTTCAACCACATGGTCGCCACTGCCATACTCCACTATAGCGGGAACTATAGTCTCGACACATCACCGAAATTCCCCAATCGCTCTCTCCCGGGATATTATGACTATAGTGGGGCAGATACCTTCACATTCAAGCTCCGAGGTTTGGCAAGTAAAGAACATCCTTCGGATGTGCCTCTCAACATAACGAGGAGGATGTTCATCACGCTCTCGATGAACGAGATTTTGTGCCCGCATCATGATTGTATCGTTGCTCCGACCACGCTCGGCTCAAGTCTAAATAACCAAAGTTGGGATGACCCATCTACGGATGTGCTCCAAGCATATTACAA GAACATCAGTGGAGTATATACGGCagattttccggattttcctcCTTTTGCCTATAACTGGACGGGAGCCGATAATCCGGACGCATGGGGAGTGGCGAACAAGGTGACCAGAGTGAAGATGTTGGAGTACAATGAATCCGTGGAGGTAGTGTTCCAAGACAGCGGCGTCTTGCAAGGCGCACAGCGTCATCCGATGCATATGCACGGATACAGTTTCTATGTCGTGGGACACGGCCTTGGCAACTTCGACAATGAGACGGATCCCCTGGAGTACAATCTGCTCGACCCACCCCTAGTCAATACGTTCTCCGTTCCTAGGGACGGATGGATTGCCATCAGATTTGTGGCCAATAATCCAG GCGTATGGTTTTGGCATTGCCACATAGATAAACACATGAGCTGGGGCATGGACACGgtcttcatagtaaaagatggAGGCACTGAGGAAACGAGCATGCGAGGGCCTCCTTCGTACATGCCTCCTTGTGAAGATTCCTACAACATTGCCAGGATGAAATCCCGTCGTCTCCCCCGTCAAATCTCTCGCATATGA
- the LOC104449550 gene encoding putative laccase-9, protein MAMRSPSVSFFPTLFFLLANALLVAEATNVHYYDFVLRETNITRNCTSWSLLLVNDSLPGPTIQVHKGDLVFVNVHNQGDYGVTLHWHGVKQPRNPWSDGPEYITQCPIPPGTNFTYEVNFTTEEGTLLWHAHSDWTRATVHGAIVILPEEGNTYPFPKPDGEEIIVLGSWYSQGDELNADLAEDLAEGTDVPRSVGYMINGEFGDFIACSQDSTYHMYVDYGKTYHLRIINAAVSAELFFAIADHNLTVVGMDAAYTKPLVSSYIMLSPGSTIDVLFTANQTPGRYYMAARRYSSESTDVTNFDHAVTTAIIQYSGNYSLDSSPIFPDQSLPSYFDYDAADSFLFVLRSLANGDHASDVPLNITRRMFIVASISAILCPHHDCVIAPTTIGSSLNNQSWENPSTDVLQAYYKNISGVYTADFPDFPPVFYNWTADDMPEESAVSDKVTKVKMLEYNESVEIVFQGSDILRGAESHPMHMHGYSFYVVGHGLGNFDNETDPLNYNLVDPVLVNSFAVPRKGWIAIRFVANNPGVWFWHCHIDRHMSWGMETVFIVKDGGTEETSMRGPPSYMPPCEDSYNIARMKYRRLPRQISRT, encoded by the exons ATGGCGATGCGATCGCCGTCCGTCTCTTTCTTCCCCACGCTCTTTTTCCTTCTCGCAAACGCTCTCCTCGTTGCCGAAGCCACCAATGTCCACTACTATGACTTCGTG CTGAGGGAGACGAACATCACCAGGAATTGCACTTCGTGGAGTCTGTTATTAGTGAACGACAGCTTGCCGGGGCCGACGATCCAAGTTCACAAAGGCGATCTCGTGTTCGTCAACGTCCATAATCAAGGAGATTACGGAGTCACACTTCACTG GCATGGCGTAAAGCAACCTCGCAACCCATGGTCAGATGGTCCAGAATACATTACTCAATGTCCAATTCCACCGGGCACAAATTTCACATATGAAGTAAATTTTACAACTGAGGAAGGAACCCTTTTGTGGCACGCCCATAGTGATTGGACAAGAGCCACGGTGCATGGTGCAATAGTCATTCTACCGGAAGAAGGAAATACTTACCCTTTTCCTAAGCCAGACGGTGAAGAAATTATTGTGCTTG GTTCTTGGTATTCGCAAGGAGATGAACTGAATGCCGACTTAGCCGAAGATCTAGCTGAAGGCACTGATGTACCTCGTTCAGTTGGTTATATGATCAATGGAGAATTTGGAGATTTTATTGCCTGCTCACAAG ATTCGACATATCACATGTATGTTGATTATGGCAAGACCTACCACCTCCGGATAATCAATGCAGCCGTTAGCGCTGAACTCTTCTTCGCCATTGCCGACCACAACTTGACGGTAGTCGGAATGGATGCAGCATACACAAAACCATTAGTGAGTTCATACATAATGTTGAGCCCTGGTTCAACCATCGACGTGCTATTCACTGCCAATCAGACCCCAGGAAGGTATTACATGGCGGCTCGCCGCTACTCGAGCGAGAGCACAGATGTCACGAACTTCGACCACGCCGTCACCACTGCCATAATCCAATACAGTGGAAACTATAGTCTGGACTCATCACCAATATTCCCAGACCAGTCTCTTCCGAGTTATTTCGACTATGATGCGGCAGATAGCTTCTTGTTCGTGCTCCGAAGTTTGGCAAATGGAGATCATGCGTCGGATGTGCCTCTCAACATAACGAGGAGGATGTTTATAGTAGCTTCGATCAGTGCGATATTGTGTCCACATCACGATTGTGTCATTGCTCCGACCACGATCGGTTCTAGTCTCAATAATCAAAGTTGGGAGAACCCATCAACGGATGTGCTTCAAGCATATTAcaa GAACATCAGTGGAGTATATACGGCAGATTTTCCAGATTTCCCTCCGGTTTTCTATAACTGGACGGCAGACGATATGCCGGAAGAATCGGCAGTGTCAGACAAGGTGACCAAAGTGAAGATGTTGGAGTACAACGAATCCGTGGAGATTGTCTTCCAAGGGAGCGACATCTTGCGAGGTGCGGAGAGTCATCCGATGCATATGCATGGATACAGTTTCTATGTCGTGGGACATGGCCTGGGCAACTTCGACAATGAGACGGATCCCTTGAACTACAACCTGGTCGACCCGGTCCTAGTCAATTCGTTTGCAGTTCCCCGGAAAGGATGGATCGCCATCAGATTCGTGGCAAATAATCCAG GTGTATGGTTTTGGCATTGCCACATAGATCGACACATGAGTTGGGGCATGGAGACagttttcatagtaaaagatggAGGCACTGAGGAAACGAGTATGCGAGGGCCTCCTTCGTACATGCCTCCTTGTGAAGATTCCTACAATATTGCCAGGATGAAATATCGCCGTCTCCCCCGTCAAATCTCTCGCACCTGA